In Streptomyces sp. NBC_01439, the following are encoded in one genomic region:
- a CDS encoding SDR family oxidoreductase has translation MLRGQKALVTGANSGIGKATAIGMGRAGADVVVNYVAGREEAEAVVAEIASFGVRAAAYEADVSDEGQVVAMTERMVEEFGTIDILVANAGLQRDSAFTEMTLAQWQKVIDVNLTGQFLCAREATKEFLRRGVVPDVSNSAGKIICMSSVHQIIPWAGHVNYASSKGGVQMMMETLAQELAPQKIRVNAIAPGAIRTPINRSAWDTEQAEQDLLKLIPYGRVGDPEDIAHAAVGLASDLMDYVVGATLYVDGGMTLFPGFATGG, from the coding sequence CTGCTCCGGGGCCAGAAGGCACTGGTGACGGGTGCGAACTCCGGGATCGGCAAGGCCACGGCGATCGGCATGGGCCGGGCCGGGGCGGACGTGGTCGTGAACTACGTGGCCGGCCGGGAGGAGGCCGAGGCGGTCGTCGCGGAGATCGCCTCCTTCGGGGTGCGCGCGGCGGCGTACGAGGCGGACGTGTCCGACGAGGGCCAGGTCGTGGCCATGACGGAACGCATGGTCGAGGAGTTCGGGACCATCGACATCCTCGTCGCCAATGCCGGCCTCCAGCGGGACTCCGCCTTCACCGAGATGACGCTCGCCCAGTGGCAGAAGGTCATCGACGTCAATCTGACGGGACAGTTCCTGTGCGCCCGCGAGGCGACGAAGGAGTTCCTTCGGCGCGGGGTCGTCCCGGACGTCTCCAACTCCGCGGGCAAGATCATCTGTATGAGCTCGGTGCACCAGATCATCCCCTGGGCCGGGCACGTGAACTACGCCTCCTCCAAGGGCGGCGTGCAGATGATGATGGAGACCCTGGCCCAGGAACTCGCCCCGCAGAAGATCCGCGTCAACGCGATCGCCCCCGGCGCGATCCGGACGCCCATCAACCGCAGTGCCTGGGACACCGAGCAGGCCGAGCAGGACCTACTCAAGCTGATCCCGTACGGCCGGGTGGGTGACCCCGAGGACATCGCCCATGCGGCCGTCGGCCTCGCCTCCGACCTCATGGACTACGTCGTGGGCGCCACGCTCTACGTGGACGGCGGAATGACCCTCTTCCCGGGCTTCGCCACCGGCGGCTGA
- a CDS encoding cytochrome ubiquinol oxidase subunit I has protein sequence MHTTLHLLAEAPPQMLPARSLMAFTLATHIILVPMGVALPLITLIMHGYGLRRGDATALLLARRWSAVMAVQFAIGVVTGTVLSFEFGLLWPGLMGRWGDVFGIGFGVEAWAFFLEAVLIAIYLYGWRRLPARTHFLLGLPLPATALLGAFGILAANSWMNTPRGFSLDSEGNPVDVDVWKAIFTPMFGPQYWHFVVAMLLTAGYVVAGVYAVGWLRGRRDRYHRLGFTVPFTVAAVFTPVQFVLGDAIARAVFQKQPVKFAAMEIVWNTDTHVPEYLFGRLHPDGTVTGGIKIPQLDSILAGFTPDTEVHGLTSVPAENRPTVTQATLIHWTFDIMVGIGSVLLLLVLWYAFVWWRRRRLPASPWFYRSAACAGVASVIAVECGWITTEVGRQPWIVYENMRVAEAVTGARADSLWTMFAVVVVVYVLIFGSFLAVLLKMRTRWRLDDERSRGAGTTATPETDTPYGPRSAVAASTEDGTP, from the coding sequence ATGCACACCACGCTCCACCTGCTGGCAGAGGCTCCGCCTCAGATGCTGCCGGCCCGCTCGCTCATGGCCTTCACCCTCGCCACGCACATCATCCTGGTGCCCATGGGCGTGGCGCTGCCGCTGATCACCCTGATCATGCACGGCTACGGCCTGCGCCGCGGCGATGCCACCGCCCTCCTGCTGGCGCGCCGCTGGTCGGCGGTCATGGCGGTGCAGTTCGCCATCGGCGTCGTCACGGGCACCGTCCTGTCCTTCGAGTTCGGCCTGCTGTGGCCGGGGCTGATGGGCCGGTGGGGCGATGTGTTCGGGATCGGCTTCGGCGTCGAGGCGTGGGCCTTCTTCCTGGAGGCCGTCCTCATCGCCATCTACCTCTACGGGTGGCGCCGGCTGCCCGCCCGTACCCACTTCCTCCTCGGACTGCCGCTGCCGGCGACGGCCCTGCTGGGCGCCTTCGGCATCCTGGCGGCCAACTCCTGGATGAACACCCCGCGGGGGTTCTCCCTCGACTCCGAGGGCAATCCCGTCGACGTGGACGTCTGGAAGGCGATCTTCACGCCGATGTTCGGGCCGCAGTACTGGCACTTCGTCGTGGCGATGCTGCTCACCGCCGGATACGTCGTGGCCGGTGTCTACGCGGTCGGGTGGCTGCGCGGGCGCCGCGACCGCTACCACCGGCTCGGCTTCACCGTTCCGTTCACGGTCGCGGCCGTGTTCACTCCCGTCCAGTTCGTGCTGGGCGACGCCATCGCCCGGGCGGTGTTCCAGAAGCAGCCGGTGAAGTTCGCGGCGATGGAGATCGTCTGGAACACCGACACACACGTCCCGGAGTACCTCTTCGGCCGCCTGCACCCCGACGGGACCGTCACCGGCGGCATCAAGATTCCGCAACTCGACTCCATCCTGGCCGGGTTCACCCCGGACACCGAGGTGCACGGACTGACGTCCGTACCGGCGGAGAACCGGCCCACCGTCACCCAGGCCACCCTCATCCATTGGACCTTCGACATCATGGTGGGCATCGGCTCGGTGCTGTTGCTGCTGGTCCTCTGGTACGCGTTCGTCTGGTGGCGCCGCCGCCGGCTGCCCGCCTCGCCGTGGTTCTACCGCAGCGCCGCCTGCGCAGGCGTGGCCAGCGTCATCGCCGTCGAATGCGGCTGGATCACCACCGAGGTGGGCCGCCAGCCGTGGATCGTCTACGAGAACATGCGGGTCGCCGAAGCGGTGACCGGAGCCCGCGCCGACTCCTTGTGGACCATGTTCGCCGTGGTCGTCGTCGTGTACGTGCTCATCTTCGGATCCTTCCTGGCCGTGCTCCTGAAGATGCGCACCCGATGGCGGCTGGACGACGAACGGAGCCGTGGGGCGGGCACGACGGCGACACCGGAGACCGATACTCCGTACGGCCCCCGCTCCGCCGTCGCGGCATCGACCGAGGACGGCACGCCGTGA
- a CDS encoding cytochrome d ubiquinol oxidase subunit II, with protein sequence MTAAGVIAAVLLLAVAAYTCAGGTDYGAGFWDLTAGGAERGKRPRWLIDHAMAPVWEVNNVWLIFVLVIMWTGFPEFFQTVFSAMWLPLALAAIGIVLRGAGFALRKPTRKIAGRRVYGAVFAISSLLTPFFLGAAAGGIASGRVGPGTEPTAHAWFNPTSVFFGLLAVVGTALLGAVFLAADAVRYEAPDLHAYFRRRALVVLAAFAVLGAVTLIVAHADAPHLWHGLTHGAGLVLLVVAVLATVVTAWLLLRTSGAWSRPAAVVLMASSVIAWGAAQRPYLIPGRLTVAEAAGAPSTLHWLIVVTVVAAVLVFPAVAFLYRLDTRGDLEPLSDADLRRGGGPEPEA encoded by the coding sequence GTGACCGCCGCCGGTGTGATCGCCGCCGTCCTGCTCCTCGCGGTGGCCGCCTACACCTGCGCGGGCGGCACCGATTACGGGGCGGGCTTCTGGGACCTGACGGCGGGCGGCGCGGAACGCGGGAAGCGCCCCCGGTGGCTGATCGACCACGCCATGGCCCCGGTGTGGGAGGTCAACAACGTCTGGCTCATCTTCGTCCTGGTCATCATGTGGACCGGGTTCCCGGAGTTCTTCCAGACCGTGTTCTCCGCGATGTGGCTGCCCCTGGCCCTCGCCGCGATCGGCATCGTGCTGCGCGGCGCCGGCTTCGCGCTGCGCAAGCCGACCCGCAAGATCGCCGGACGGCGCGTCTACGGCGCCGTGTTCGCCATCTCCTCGCTCCTGACCCCGTTCTTCCTCGGTGCCGCCGCCGGCGGGATCGCGTCGGGGCGCGTGGGGCCGGGCACCGAGCCGACGGCGCACGCCTGGTTCAATCCGACCTCCGTCTTCTTCGGCCTGCTGGCCGTCGTCGGCACGGCGCTGCTCGGGGCGGTGTTCCTGGCCGCGGACGCCGTCCGCTACGAAGCCCCCGACCTGCACGCCTACTTCCGGCGGCGGGCGCTGGTGGTCCTCGCCGCCTTCGCCGTGTTGGGGGCGGTCACCCTGATCGTCGCCCATGCCGACGCCCCCCACCTGTGGCACGGCCTCACCCATGGCGCCGGGCTCGTCCTCCTCGTCGTGGCCGTACTGGCCACCGTCGTCACGGCATGGCTGCTGCTGCGCACCTCCGGGGCGTGGTCCCGGCCGGCGGCCGTCGTCCTCATGGCCTCGTCCGTGATCGCGTGGGGCGCGGCGCAGCGCCCGTACCTCATTCCCGGCCGGCTGACGGTGGCCGAGGCGGCGGGAGCGCCCAGCACCCTGCACTGGCTGATCGTCGTGACCGTGGTGGCCGCGGTCCTGGTCTTCCCCGCCGTGGCCTTCCTGTACCGGCTCGACACCCGCGGCGACCTGGAACCCCTCTCCGACGCCGACCTGCGCCGGGGCGGCGGGCCGGAACCCGAGGCCTGA
- a CDS encoding glycoside hydrolase family 15 protein, giving the protein MDEYPLIENHGLIGDLQTAALVTSDGVVDWFCCPRFDSPSVFGALLDKGKGGHCAVRPAHATYATKQLYLPDTAVLVTRFMTEAGAGEVVDFMPLTGATVTARHRLVRMVRCVRGSMTFDVDIAPRFDYGRKSHDLNLTQNGAVFTADGATLTVHTIREPEDERLGQLLSAGERDVHLTLRLTAGQQRGLILESAADGPPRQIRLAEYEELFQSTIRYWRSWLSTSRYTGRWREAVERSAVTLKLMTYAPTGAVVAAPTAGLPEQLGGERNWDYRYTWIRDASFSVYALLGMGFTEEAKAFIGWLDDRIKERAGGDSESGPLNIMYAVDGSSDLKEETLDHWEGYERSAPVRIGNGAATQLQMDIYGEALDSISFAHGHDIHLGYHGWTGMVHVLDWLADHWDQADEGLWETRGGAQDFTYGRVMSWVAFDRALRLAAAGGRPAPMQRWNTTRDRIFQQVMEKGWNEGRGAFVQHYGSEVFDSSLLRMPTVGFLTPQDPMWASTLDAMEQELVSDSLVYRYNPEASPDGLRGSEGTFSLCTFMYVDALARAGRIDQARLVLEKMLGYANHLGLYSEEIDLTGRQLGNFPQAFTHLALIDAAITLDAALNRGSTP; this is encoded by the coding sequence ATGGACGAGTACCCGCTGATCGAGAACCACGGCCTGATAGGTGATCTGCAGACCGCGGCGCTGGTGACCTCCGACGGGGTGGTCGACTGGTTCTGCTGCCCGCGCTTCGATTCGCCCAGCGTGTTCGGCGCCTTGCTGGACAAGGGGAAGGGCGGCCACTGCGCGGTCCGACCGGCCCACGCGACGTACGCGACCAAGCAGTTGTACCTGCCCGACACCGCGGTCCTGGTGACCCGCTTCATGACCGAGGCCGGCGCCGGCGAGGTGGTCGACTTCATGCCGCTGACCGGAGCCACGGTCACGGCCCGGCACCGGCTCGTCCGCATGGTCCGCTGCGTGCGCGGCTCCATGACCTTCGACGTCGACATCGCGCCCCGGTTCGACTACGGGCGCAAGTCGCACGACTTGAACCTCACGCAGAACGGGGCGGTGTTCACCGCCGACGGCGCGACCCTGACCGTGCACACCATTCGGGAACCGGAGGACGAGCGGCTGGGCCAGCTCCTCAGCGCCGGCGAGCGCGACGTGCACCTCACCCTGCGCCTCACGGCGGGGCAGCAGCGCGGGCTGATCCTGGAGTCGGCCGCCGACGGGCCGCCCCGGCAGATCAGGCTCGCCGAGTACGAGGAGCTGTTCCAGTCCACCATCCGCTACTGGCGCAGCTGGCTGAGCACCTCCCGGTACACCGGCCGCTGGCGCGAGGCGGTGGAGCGCTCCGCCGTGACACTGAAGCTGATGACCTACGCCCCCACCGGCGCCGTCGTCGCCGCCCCCACTGCCGGACTGCCCGAGCAGCTGGGCGGCGAACGCAACTGGGACTACCGCTACACCTGGATCCGGGACGCCTCCTTCTCCGTGTACGCCCTGCTCGGCATGGGCTTCACGGAGGAGGCGAAGGCCTTCATCGGATGGCTCGACGACCGCATCAAGGAACGGGCGGGCGGCGACAGCGAATCGGGGCCGCTGAACATCATGTACGCGGTCGACGGCTCCTCCGACCTGAAGGAGGAGACCCTGGACCACTGGGAGGGCTACGAACGCTCCGCCCCGGTCCGGATCGGCAACGGGGCGGCCACCCAGCTCCAGATGGACATCTACGGCGAGGCGCTGGACAGCATCTCCTTCGCCCACGGACACGACATCCACCTCGGCTACCACGGTTGGACCGGCATGGTCCACGTCCTGGACTGGCTGGCCGACCACTGGGACCAGGCCGACGAGGGCCTGTGGGAGACCCGCGGCGGGGCCCAGGACTTCACCTACGGCAGGGTGATGTCATGGGTGGCCTTCGACCGCGCGCTGCGGCTCGCGGCGGCCGGCGGCCGACCCGCACCCATGCAGCGCTGGAACACCACCCGGGACCGGATCTTCCAACAGGTCATGGAGAAGGGGTGGAACGAGGGCCGCGGCGCCTTCGTCCAGCACTACGGCAGCGAGGTGTTCGACTCCTCGCTCCTGCGCATGCCGACCGTGGGCTTCCTCACCCCCCAGGACCCGATGTGGGCCTCGACCCTCGACGCGATGGAACAGGAACTGGTCAGCGACAGCCTGGTGTACCGCTACAACCCGGAAGCGTCCCCGGACGGCCTGCGCGGCTCCGAGGGCACCTTCTCGCTGTGCACCTTCATGTACGTCGACGCACTCGCCCGGGCCGGGCGGATCGACCAGGCCCGGCTCGTCCTGGAGAAGATGCTGGGCTACGCCAACCACCTGGGCCTCTACTCCGAGGAGATCGACCTGACCGGGCGCCAACTGGGCAACTTCCCGCAGGCGTTCACCCACCTTGCCCTGATCGACGCGGCGATCACCCTCGACGCGGCCCTGAACCGCGGCTCCACCCCGTAG
- a CDS encoding DUF2804 domain-containing protein produces the protein MSTHEREIVAPVDLCRADGRIAPAAIGWSRRPLHRCRIPGWGRTKRWEYWCVTTPTHLVALTVSDLDYLALNSVYVLEYGAEAREIERTAILPGGFGVRLPDTIAGAPDPGSAPLVVGPPRPAGSRVRIEIHGEGSGTRLRARCLSPQGLPVEVDLLVEMPAGHETLSVVVPWGERRFQYTSKHTARPASGTVRIGDDLLAFGDDAWGTLDHGRGRWPRSVVWNWGAASGRTDGRTVGLQFGGRWTRGTGATENAVCVDGRISKIGQELEWHWSRDDHLAPWSIRSPGSDRVDLVFTPFHNRSTRTDIGLLANRTDQCFGHYTGSIRTDDGERIAVDRLLGWAEDVRMRW, from the coding sequence ATGTCCACGCACGAACGTGAGATCGTCGCGCCCGTCGACCTGTGCCGCGCCGACGGAAGGATCGCCCCGGCCGCGATCGGCTGGTCGCGCCGACCGCTGCACCGCTGCCGGATTCCCGGCTGGGGGCGGACGAAGCGGTGGGAGTACTGGTGCGTCACCACTCCCACGCACCTGGTGGCCCTGACCGTGAGCGACCTCGACTACCTGGCCCTGAACTCGGTGTACGTCCTCGAGTACGGTGCGGAGGCAAGGGAAATCGAGCGCACCGCGATCCTGCCCGGCGGATTCGGCGTCCGCCTCCCCGACACCATCGCCGGAGCTCCGGATCCGGGGTCCGCGCCGCTCGTGGTCGGACCGCCGCGGCCGGCCGGGAGCCGGGTGCGGATCGAGATCCACGGCGAGGGCTCCGGCACCCGCCTGCGGGCGCGCTGTCTGAGTCCGCAGGGCCTCCCGGTGGAGGTCGACCTCCTCGTCGAGATGCCCGCCGGGCACGAGACCCTCTCCGTGGTGGTCCCCTGGGGCGAACGCCGCTTCCAGTACACCTCCAAGCACACGGCCCGGCCCGCGTCCGGCACGGTGCGCATCGGCGACGACCTGCTGGCGTTCGGCGACGACGCCTGGGGCACCCTCGACCACGGGCGCGGCCGGTGGCCCCGCTCGGTGGTGTGGAACTGGGGCGCGGCGTCCGGGCGTACGGACGGCCGTACCGTCGGGCTGCAGTTCGGGGGCCGCTGGACCCGCGGCACCGGAGCGACCGAGAACGCGGTGTGCGTGGACGGTCGGATCAGCAAGATCGGCCAGGAGCTGGAGTGGCACTGGTCCCGGGACGACCACCTGGCGCCGTGGTCGATCCGCAGCCCCGGATCGGACCGGGTGGACCTGGTGTTCACCCCGTTCCACAACCGGTCCACCCGCACCGACATCGGGCTCCTCGCCAACCGCACGGACCAGTGTTTCGGCCACTACACGGGCTCGATCCGCACGGACGACGGCGAACGGATCGCGGTGGACCGGCTGCTGGGATGGGCCGAGGACGTCCGCATGCGCTGGTAG
- a CDS encoding SpoIIE family protein phosphatase, with amino-acid sequence MVVSETFRAGPGPAKVVPSEPGGLLDVLSVAAVVLDTDGRITLWSPQAQDLFGWSAEEALGSYAAKLLVVEEYVDLVLELFGKVMAGGGAWAGVFPVRRKDGSTRLVEFRNMRLQDEQGGVYALGIACDEAVLRGVERDLALSVPLVAQSPLGLAVLDTDLRYVLVNPTLQRINGLPADRHLGRTPGEALPFLDTDAIEGAMRQVLDTGVPLLDQYGIGRTPADPDQEHAWSGSYYRLEDPRGRVIGVALMVVDVTDSYRAAKEAAEARRRLDVIARASVTVGTTLDLERTARELAHLVVADLADIASVDVLDSVLEGSVATAPGPRTGQALFMALAVATAYETPSVRATDPVGERITYPAERLVTRCVSTGRPVLVSHVTGADLAHIARDAAGADLLAHEGAHSYLAVPLTARGQVLGALGLLRTRNPLPFDHDDVALAGELATRAAIAIDNARWYQHATDTALTLQRHLLPQPPPRSAGLQIAYRYQPAAAASGIGGDWFDAIPQPRDKTALVVGDVMGHGVHAAATMGQLRTATRTLADLGLDPARVLRHLDHITAELDGTIATCVYATWDPHRSRCRVALAGHPPPVVIRSGQAPRLLALPAGVPLGTGGLGRTDFENTVLDLRPGDRLVLYTDGLVETRDDALDDRLDLLLRLLADPDLPPEATCDRLLAALRHHDAADDVALVIAHVRPHAPADGPGEPT; translated from the coding sequence GTGGTCGTGTCCGAGACGTTCCGGGCCGGGCCCGGCCCGGCGAAAGTGGTTCCCTCCGAGCCCGGCGGACTGCTGGACGTCCTGAGCGTGGCCGCGGTGGTCCTGGACACCGACGGGCGGATCACGTTGTGGAGCCCCCAGGCACAGGACCTGTTCGGCTGGTCGGCCGAGGAGGCGCTCGGCAGCTACGCGGCGAAACTGCTGGTCGTCGAAGAGTACGTGGACCTGGTCCTCGAACTGTTCGGCAAGGTCATGGCCGGTGGCGGCGCCTGGGCGGGCGTGTTCCCCGTACGGCGCAAGGACGGCTCCACCCGGCTGGTGGAGTTCCGCAACATGCGGCTGCAGGACGAACAGGGCGGCGTGTACGCCCTGGGGATCGCCTGTGACGAGGCCGTGCTGCGGGGCGTGGAGCGCGACCTGGCCCTGTCGGTGCCCCTGGTGGCGCAGTCCCCGCTCGGTCTGGCGGTACTCGACACCGACCTGCGCTACGTCCTGGTCAACCCGACGCTACAGCGGATCAACGGCCTGCCCGCCGACAGACACCTGGGCCGTACACCCGGTGAGGCCCTGCCGTTCCTGGACACGGACGCGATCGAGGGAGCCATGCGCCAGGTCCTGGACACGGGCGTACCGCTCCTGGACCAGTACGGCATCGGGCGCACTCCCGCCGACCCGGACCAGGAGCACGCCTGGTCGGGCTCCTACTACCGGCTGGAGGACCCGCGCGGTCGGGTGATCGGTGTTGCCCTCATGGTGGTGGACGTCACCGACAGCTACCGCGCGGCCAAGGAGGCCGCCGAAGCCCGTAGGCGCCTCGACGTCATCGCCCGGGCGTCGGTGACCGTCGGAACCACCCTGGACCTGGAGCGCACGGCCCGCGAGCTCGCCCACCTCGTCGTGGCCGACCTGGCCGACATCGCCTCGGTCGACGTCCTCGACTCCGTGCTGGAGGGCAGCGTCGCCACGGCGCCCGGCCCCCGGACGGGGCAGGCCCTCTTCATGGCCCTGGCGGTGGCGACGGCCTACGAAACGCCCTCCGTCCGCGCCACCGACCCGGTGGGCGAGCGCATCACGTATCCGGCCGAACGCCTGGTCACCCGCTGCGTGAGCACCGGGCGTCCCGTCCTGGTCTCGCACGTCACCGGCGCGGACCTCGCGCACATCGCGCGGGACGCGGCCGGAGCGGACCTCCTCGCCCACGAGGGTGCGCACTCCTACCTGGCCGTACCGCTGACCGCCCGGGGTCAGGTCCTCGGCGCCCTCGGCCTGCTGCGCACCCGCAATCCGCTCCCCTTCGACCACGACGACGTCGCCCTGGCCGGTGAGCTGGCCACCCGCGCCGCCATCGCCATCGACAACGCCCGGTGGTACCAGCACGCCACCGACACGGCCCTGACCCTCCAGCGCCACCTCCTCCCCCAACCCCCGCCCCGGTCCGCCGGCCTGCAGATCGCCTACCGCTACCAGCCCGCGGCAGCGGCCAGCGGCATCGGCGGCGACTGGTTCGACGCGATCCCCCAGCCACGGGACAAGACCGCCCTCGTGGTCGGCGACGTCATGGGACACGGTGTCCATGCCGCCGCCACCATGGGACAGCTGCGCACGGCCACCCGTACCCTGGCGGATCTCGGCCTCGACCCGGCCCGGGTGCTGCGCCACCTCGACCACATCACCGCCGAACTGGACGGGACCATCGCGACGTGCGTGTACGCCACCTGGGATCCGCACCGCTCCCGCTGCCGCGTCGCCCTCGCCGGCCACCCGCCCCCCGTCGTCATCCGGTCGGGGCAGGCCCCCCGTCTCCTCGCCCTCCCCGCCGGCGTGCCGCTCGGCACCGGAGGTCTCGGCCGCACCGACTTCGAGAACACCGTCCTCGACCTGCGCCCCGGGGACCGCTTGGTCCTGTACACCGACGGCCTCGTCGAAACCCGCGACGACGCCCTGGACGACCGCCTCGACCTGCTCCTGCGCCTGCTCGCCGATCCCGACCTCCCGCCGGAGGCGACCTGCGACCGGCTCCTGGCCGCACTGAGGCACCACGACGCGGCCGACGACGTCGCCCTCGTCATCGCGCACGTACGACCCCACGCGCCCGCCGACGGGCCGGGCGAGCCGACCTGA
- a CDS encoding carbonic anhydrase has protein sequence MSTLPTPTPSEAFELLLAGNRRFTAGAPEHPNQDAARRTETAPAQSPFAVFFGCSDSRLAAEIIFDRGLGDLFVVRTAGHVAGPEVLGSIEYAVSVLDSPLVVVLGHDKCGAVAATRAALTDGVSATGYVRDVIERVTPSVLAARAAGLTDEDDIIAEHIRHTVDLLLDRSRVLADQVAAGRTAVVGLSYRLADGSARVVTTRGLPSEVSV, from the coding sequence ATGAGTACCTTGCCGACACCGACTCCGTCCGAGGCCTTCGAGCTGCTGCTGGCCGGCAACCGGCGTTTCACCGCGGGCGCTCCCGAGCACCCGAACCAGGACGCCGCCCGCCGCACCGAGACCGCACCGGCCCAGAGCCCCTTCGCCGTGTTCTTCGGCTGCTCCGATTCGCGGCTGGCCGCCGAAATCATCTTCGACCGCGGGCTCGGTGACCTGTTCGTCGTCCGCACCGCTGGCCACGTCGCGGGGCCCGAGGTCCTGGGCAGCATCGAGTACGCCGTGAGCGTGCTGGACAGCCCGCTGGTCGTGGTGCTGGGACACGACAAGTGCGGCGCGGTCGCCGCGACCCGCGCCGCCCTGACCGACGGCGTCAGCGCCACCGGCTACGTGCGCGACGTCATCGAACGCGTCACCCCCAGCGTGCTGGCCGCCCGTGCCGCCGGACTCACCGACGAGGACGACATCATCGCCGAGCACATACGGCACACCGTCGACCTCCTCCTGGACCGCTCCCGCGTCCTCGCCGACCAGGTCGCGGCAGGGCGCACCGCCGTGGTGGGCCTGTCCTACCGGCTGGCCGACGGCAGCGCCCGGGTCGTCACCACCCGCGGCCTCCCGAGCGAGGTGTCGGTCTGA
- a CDS encoding L-threonylcarbamoyladenylate synthase codes for MALRYDCSTASGRTDGLSTAARAVRRGELVVLPTDTVYGIGADAFDPDAVDRLLGAKGRDRAMPSPVLVASPDALHDLVAEFPKQGWALVEAFWPGGLTLVARHLTSLTWDLGETHGTVAVRMPSHPVALELLAETGPMAVSSANLTGRPSPQDCDAAQDMLGDSVAVYLDGGRTEAAVASSIVDLTGPVPVLRRAGAISAHALRGVVPDLLEP; via the coding sequence ATGGCCCTTCGATACGACTGCTCCACGGCTTCGGGCCGGACCGACGGGCTGAGCACGGCCGCCCGGGCGGTACGCCGGGGCGAGCTCGTGGTGCTCCCGACGGACACCGTCTACGGCATCGGTGCGGACGCCTTCGACCCGGACGCGGTGGACAGACTGCTGGGAGCCAAGGGCCGGGACCGTGCGATGCCTTCGCCCGTGCTGGTCGCCTCCCCGGACGCCCTGCACGACCTGGTCGCCGAATTCCCCAAGCAGGGGTGGGCCCTGGTGGAGGCGTTCTGGCCGGGCGGGCTGACCCTGGTCGCCCGCCACCTGACCTCGCTGACCTGGGACCTCGGGGAGACCCACGGCACGGTCGCGGTCCGGATGCCGTCCCACCCCGTGGCGCTCGAGCTGCTCGCCGAGACCGGACCGATGGCGGTCTCCAGTGCCAACCTGACCGGCCGCCCCTCTCCGCAGGACTGCGACGCCGCACAGGACATGCTGGGCGACTCCGTCGCCGTCTACCTCGACGGCGGGCGCACCGAGGCCGCCGTCGCCTCCTCCATCGTGGACCTCACCGGCCCGGTACCGGTCCTCAGGCGTGCCGGCGCCATCAGCGCCCACGCCTTGCGCGGCGTCGTGCCCGACCTGCTGGAGCCGTGA